Genomic DNA from Kluyveromyces lactis strain NRRL Y-1140 chromosome C complete sequence:
TCGAGTATTTTAAAATATCTTCGACAAACTCCATACTACAACTTGTTTCTAATTTATTCACATCTTCCCCTCTTTCGGTACGATTAGCCATCACCGATTGTTTGATCGTCATACTAATTACTAAAAGGTAGTGATATTGCAGATAAGTGGTAACACTAAGCTTACCAATATGGCACAGGTAATTAGTATGCAATTAGCAACTTCTACCAACTTACTAATGGATTCCTGCTCAATTCCTTACTGCGAGTGGTCTAGGTGATGGACTTTTATACGGAAATTCTCTGCTGTACCCTTTATCCATTAATAATAAATACAACTAGGGTAGGAAGGAACGTATGAAGTATAAAACAGTGGGCAGCTACTTACTACTCTCAATTACAAACTACTTCAATACTCTTCACTTTAATTAAGTAACCAATTGAATAAAGCACTCATCGAAAGATTATACAAAAACTAGTGTCTAATCAATCATTTCACAGCCATACAGAAAAACTAACCAGAAATAATTACAATATgtcatcaatttcaaacGCATCCAAAAAGGCCATTTTAGTTGTCGGTGCTACCAGTACCATTGGTTCCGGTGTCGCCAAGAGCTTGAGCAAACTTGGAGCCAGCACTACTGTCCTTGTGCGAAGTGAAGAAAAGGGTAAGAGTTTCAAGGAGGAAGGTATTAATGTCGCTGTTGGTGACTTAGCCAAACCAGAAACTTTGGGTAAGGCTTTCAAGGGCATTGACACCGCTTTCATCTTGACTCCTCCTAGCGAGTTGGCTCCAGGTCTTTTCTCTAACGCTCTATGGGCTGCAAAGCAGGCCGGCGTAAAGCATATTGTCAGAATTTCAGCTGTTAAGGCTGCTCACGATGCTCCAACCATCAACAGTAGATCCCATGCTCTATCTGACAGTGAACTTATTACTTCTGGTATCAAGTACACCATCATCAAGCCACATTTCTTCATGCAGAACTTGTTGATGGCAACTGAATCCGTCAAGAGCGAAGGTAAAATCTACTTGCCTTTCGGTGAAGGTGCTTTGGGTATGATTGATAGCCGTGACATCGTCGACTTTTCGGTCAAGACTATTACTGATGCAGGTCACGATAACAAAGTATACACCATTACCGGTCCTGAATCCATCAACCTAAAGCAAGTCGCTGCTTCATTGAGTAAGGTAATCAACAAGCCTGTCGAATATGTCGCTGTCGCACTTGACACTGCAATTGAACAAATGAAGCAATCTGGCGTGGATCAATATACGTTAAACCTCTTGCACGATTATTTCGAACAATACAGCCAAAACTGGGGTAATTTTGTTACCAGTGATTCTGGAGACTGCGTTTCAGTagattttttcaactttagaaaaggaaaagaaggtttcaGATGGAAAAGTGAAAGGGAGGAggaaggaagaagagggaggaagaagagggagagagaggGAGGAAGGagagggagagagaggGATAGACGAGCAATTGATATAAACAGTAGAGTAGCAGTATACATTGAATAGGCAGTTCATAG
This window encodes:
- a CDS encoding SDR family oxidoreductase (weakly similar to uniprot|Q55924 Synechocystis sp slr0317 Slr0317 protein), with protein sequence MSSISNASKKAILVVGATSTIGSGVAKSLSKLGASTTVLVRSEEKGKSFKEEGINVAVGDLAKPETLGKAFKGIDTAFILTPPSELAPGLFSNALWAAKQAGVKHIVRISAVKAAHDAPTINSRSHALSDSELITSGIKYTIIKPHFFMQNLLMATESVKSEGKIYLPFGEGALGMIDSRDIVDFSVKTITDAGHDNKVYTITGPESINLKQVAASLSKVINKPVEYVAVALDTAIEQMKQSGVDQYTLNLLHDYFEQYSQNWGNFVTSDSGDCVSVDFFNFRKGKEGFRWKSEREEEGRRGRKKREREGGRRGRERDRRAIDINSRVAVYIE